From the genome of Pochonia chlamydosporia 170 chromosome Unknown PCv3seq00011, whole genome shotgun sequence:
CCTTGCTCACACCAGCACTCGGGAGATCCGACCAACTGTCCACCTAGCTGACTGTCTAGCAATAGTGTCGTTCCTTGATCACAATACCGCCTTTTGGAATCTTGACTGAATCACGAACCTTTAATTTGACCACCTGTTCATCGCCGGGAACAAGATTGAGGCAATTGTCACTGAAAACACACGCGTCTGCGATGCCGTCGTCTTCAGTGTCAACATAAAGCTCAATTGCCTTGGCAACACCGTTGCTCACGCTCACGGACCAGGACAATTCATCCACTTGCCGGACCAAAACCGTCGCATCACGAAATTCGTGGTGACGCAGCGGTTGAGGAAACTCTATATATCTGGCCAGGACTTGCTTCGTATCACGCTCCAGCAGCCGGACGCTGACAACCAAGCTCCTAGGGGAGGCCTGATATAATTTGGGGAATTTGACAAGTTCCAGTTCCGTCGATCGATTAGGAGCAAGGGTAACAGCTGTGATGGTTCTCTGCACACAGTCTCCATTCGCGATGGTCACAAATGCAACTTCAATGTCCGCTTCGACCGTTTCAACAGAGAGGTTAGATGCCCACAGCTCAGCGTGCGTTTCCCGTACAATATCAACGTGGGTGAATTCgttcgccttcttctcagatACGCGACGAGTCGCTCCCACAAGTAGACTCTGGTAATTACGCTTGGCGACAAAGTATGCCATCTTGGGTCGCATATTGCTATCCAAGAGGGACCAACTCACCGCCGGAAAGCAGTCATTTAATTGCCAAATCAGACAGCCAGCGCACTCTTCTTTCCCTGGTCCCCGCcaaagacgacgaaaagCGCGAGAACTGTAGTCCGTCGACTCGGCTTGGATAAGCTGAGTGGCCCAAGCGTACGAATCGAGGTCGTTGTCATGGCGAACGTTGTCAATCAAATACATGGACAGTGTTCGTTGATCTTCAGGTGCCATATGCCAAGCATCCATGACATTGgactgatgatgctgctgtttTGGGTCTGTAATGAGTGCATTGATGGTGCGAGTGCAGGGGAATGACTTCATCCCAAACTCACTGACAAACCGGCCCGTCAACTTCTCATAGTCCTGGTATGGATAACGAGGTTGATCTGCCATCCACACCTGCCAGGAGTGTATATCCCCTTCTAGTGGCGAATTGGAGTGCGAACCACCGTAAGGGCTTGAGAGATGATATGGCACACGAGGTGAGAGCTTCTCGGACACTTCTTTCAATGTAACCTCGTAGTAGTACCTCCCCGGAAAGTTCGTCTTGATCCAGTTTTGAGGGTTATCATCAAATTTGTCATAATCCAGCTTGTATATCTCTGCAAACATGTAATCTTCGTTGTTTCCGCACCATAGAACGATGCATGGGTGGTGTCTCATTCGTGTGACGTTGTACTCGGCCTCAGCCTTAATCGAGTCTAGGAGATACTGATGAAAGGGATATGCGCCGCATCCAAGCATATAATCTTGCCAGATCAGAATACCGAGCTCGTCGCAGGTATCATAAAAGACGTCATCTTCGTAAATACCTCCTCCCCACACACGGATCATGTTTTGGTTGCCTTCGGCCGCCCATGTCAGCCAACTGCGGTAGCGCTCCGGCGTCATGCGTGGTAGGAATACATCAGGCGGGATCCAATCAGTTCCTTGCGAATATATagggatgttgttgatgcgaaAGAAAAACGTCAAGCCCTTTTGGCCGGGAATTGGGCGCTGGATGAGC
Proteins encoded in this window:
- a CDS encoding beta-mannosidase (similar to Neosartorya fischeri NRRL 181 XP_001262769.1), encoding MGRTALASTLIVEDMVSKIRTRQHIDAGWEFAQANSDALFRHVSQFPTVNHLDLMHHGLIPDPRKDLNYQKVQWVGEKEWIYKTTFDFFGATSSSQDAHHVLVFEGLDTHCRIRLNGEHLLRTDNMFLEYRIDVTDKILHGTNNLELYFESTFLVGKKLEKDQGFKNRFWNGDSSRMNTRKVPCHYGWDWGPTLLTAGPWRPIYVESYLTRISDLHIDVEVADSLDLARVTVNLKLEGSLAETAVSKIELFEPSGRKILEDKVASRRPHTFVVNKPCLWYPLGYGDQALYTVRATIEGGADIVSKRIGLRLCELIQRPIPGQKGLTFFFRINNIPIYSQGTDWIPPDVFLPRMTPERYRSWLTWAAEGNQNMIRVWGGGIYEDDVFYDTCDELGILIWQDYMLGCGAYPFHQYLLDSIKAEAEYNVTRMRHHPCIVLWCGNNEDYMFAEIYKLDYDKFDDNPQNWIKTNFPGRYYYEVTLKEVSEKLSPRVPYHLSSPYGGSHSNSPLEGDIHSWQVWMADQPRYPYQDYEKLTGRFVSEFGMKSFPCTRTINALITDPKQQHHQSNVMDAWHMAPEDQRTLSMYLIDNVRHDNDLDSYAWATQLIQAESTDYSSRAFRRLWRGPGKEECAGCLIWQLNDCFPAVSWSLLDSNMRPKMAYFVAKRNYQSLLVGATRRVSEKKANEFTHVDIVRETHAELWASNLSVETVEADIEVAFVTIANGDCVQRTITAVTLAPNRSTELELVKFPKLYQASPRSLVVSVRLLERDTKQVLARYIEFPQPLRHHEFRDATVLVRQVDELSWSVSVSNGVAKAIELYVDTEDDGIADACVFSDNCLNLVPGDEQVVKLKVRDSVKIPKGGIVIKERHYC